The following proteins are encoded in a genomic region of Streptomyces sp. NBC_01723:
- a CDS encoding inositol monophosphatase family protein codes for MRGVIDSCEASDDAAVATAGAQAGADVVRNLYGRRLHRIDKGAGDFATDADVEAEKTILGVIRARRPDDAVLGEEGGLRGGADAVRQWLVDPLCGTLNYAVGNMLVAVNVALRDGAAAVADPFSGEVFFTDGETAWVRRDGADDAPLTPTSASGLVDVNLDPPFPSAPGFRAVDLLAHPEFVGRFRPRVVSTTLALAWVAAGRRAAYVTDGGDLSRSVHFAAGIALCRAAGCTVTGIDGAPIGEAGRGLVAAADAGTHELLMSMTRSRG; via the coding sequence CTGCGCGGCGTGATCGACTCATGCGAAGCATCCGACGATGCCGCCGTCGCGACAGCGGGGGCGCAGGCCGGCGCGGACGTGGTCCGCAACCTGTACGGCCGACGGCTCCACCGCATCGACAAGGGCGCCGGGGACTTCGCCACCGACGCCGACGTGGAGGCCGAGAAGACCATCCTCGGCGTGATCCGTGCCCGACGGCCCGACGACGCGGTGCTCGGAGAGGAAGGCGGGCTGCGGGGCGGTGCCGACGCGGTGCGCCAGTGGCTGGTGGATCCCCTGTGCGGCACGCTGAACTACGCCGTCGGCAACATGCTGGTCGCCGTCAACGTGGCCTTGCGGGACGGGGCGGCAGCGGTGGCCGACCCGTTCAGCGGCGAGGTCTTCTTCACCGACGGGGAGACCGCCTGGGTACGACGTGACGGGGCCGACGACGCACCGCTGACGCCCACGTCCGCCAGTGGACTGGTCGACGTCAACCTGGATCCGCCGTTTCCGAGTGCGCCGGGATTCCGGGCCGTGGATCTGCTGGCCCACCCCGAGTTCGTCGGCCGCTTCCGGCCGCGCGTAGTCTCCACGACCCTGGCACTGGCCTGGGTCGCGGCAGGCAGACGCGCCGCCTACGTCACCGATGGCGGCGACCTCTCCCGGAGCGTGCACTTCGCGGCGGGCATCGCCCTGTGCCGGGCCGCCGGCTGCACCGTCACCGGGATCGACGGCGCCCCGATCGGTGAAGCGGGCCGCGGTCTCGTGGCCGCCGCCGACGCCGGGACCCACGAACTGCTGATGTCGATGACGCGCAGCCGAGGTTAG
- a CDS encoding glycerophosphodiester phosphodiesterase: protein MKHASKRHAGAVVAVLSGLALALTTTTAHAAPGDPDAIAHRGSSGMAPENTAAAIDLAVTQRADHVEIDVQQTKDGKLVNFHDCTMERTTNIEDLYPDRPRYRVSDFTWNELRRLDAGSWFHTKYTGEPLITVDDVIRHIDHTRTGLLAEISPCGHYTDIATDLADHLHTKPAYVRRALARHQLAVQSFQTDDARQFHTRMPDIPIGILDADRPTDTELQQLSGWADQINPQHTVTDQTLVDRIHELGMDINVWTVDEPGAIRKMTGLGVDGIITDYPQTLTQR, encoded by the coding sequence GTGAAGCATGCGAGCAAGAGGCACGCCGGTGCCGTCGTGGCCGTGCTGAGCGGTCTGGCCCTGGCCCTGACGACGACCACCGCGCACGCCGCGCCCGGCGACCCGGACGCCATCGCCCACCGCGGCTCCTCCGGCATGGCACCCGAGAACACCGCCGCCGCCATCGACCTGGCCGTCACCCAACGCGCCGACCACGTCGAAATCGACGTCCAGCAAACCAAGGACGGCAAACTCGTCAACTTCCACGACTGCACCATGGAACGCACCACCAACATCGAAGACCTCTACCCCGACCGCCCCCGCTACCGCGTCTCCGACTTCACCTGGAACGAACTCCGCCGCCTCGACGCAGGCTCCTGGTTCCACACCAAATACACCGGCGAACCCCTCATCACCGTCGACGACGTCATCCGCCACATCGACCACACCCGCACCGGACTCCTCGCCGAAATCAGCCCCTGCGGCCACTACACCGACATCGCCACCGACCTCGCCGACCACCTCCACACCAAACCCGCCTACGTCCGCCGCGCCCTCGCCCGCCACCAACTCGCCGTCCAGTCCTTCCAGACCGACGACGCCCGGCAATTCCACACCCGCATGCCCGACATACCCATCGGCATCCTCGACGCCGACCGCCCCACCGACACCGAACTCCAGCAACTCAGCGGGTGGGCCGACCAGATCAACCCCCAGCACACCGTCACCGACCAGACCCTCGTCGACCGCATCCACGAACTCGGCATGGACATCAACGTCTGGACCGTCGACGAACCCGGCGCCATCCGCAAAATGACCGGCCTCGGCGTCGACGGCATCATCACCGACTACCCCCAGACCCTCACCCAGCGCTGA
- a CDS encoding sulfite exporter TauE/SafE family protein: MGLTGPEVVLLSVTVGLGALLQVSVGFGLGMIAAPVFALVDPALAPTAVLLLATGVTAAVLVRERGRADLRGCGWALAGRLPGVLAGALLVVALPARHLALLVAAVVLAGATVSVAGYVPRQRRSSVVLAGMASGLMGTATSIGGPPMAMVWQRLGGPELRATMSAFFLAGSLMSLAALTAAGTVGAHALRGAALLTPAAVAGVLLAGPLTRRLNVRRTRAAATALAVAGAVVLVLQQFV; the protein is encoded by the coding sequence GTGGGCCTGACCGGCCCGGAGGTCGTCCTGCTCTCGGTCACGGTGGGGCTCGGCGCCCTGCTCCAGGTCTCGGTCGGCTTCGGCCTCGGCATGATCGCCGCACCGGTCTTCGCCCTCGTGGACCCGGCGCTCGCCCCCACGGCGGTCCTGCTGCTCGCCACCGGCGTCACCGCCGCGGTGCTCGTGCGCGAGCGCGGCCGGGCCGACCTGCGCGGCTGCGGCTGGGCGCTGGCCGGCCGGCTGCCCGGCGTCCTGGCCGGCGCCCTGCTCGTGGTGGCCCTCCCCGCCCGCCACCTCGCCCTGCTCGTCGCCGCGGTGGTCCTCGCCGGCGCCACGGTGAGCGTGGCGGGCTACGTGCCGCGGCAACGGCGCTCCTCGGTGGTCCTCGCCGGGATGGCCTCGGGCCTGATGGGCACGGCGACCTCCATCGGCGGGCCGCCCATGGCGATGGTGTGGCAGCGGCTCGGCGGACCGGAACTGCGCGCCACGATGAGCGCGTTCTTCCTCGCCGGTTCCCTGATGAGCCTCGCCGCGCTGACGGCGGCCGGCACGGTCGGCGCGCACGCGCTGCGCGGCGCCGCCCTGCTCACCCCCGCCGCCGTGGCCGGGGTACTGCTCGCGGGGCCGCTGACCCGGCGGCTGAACGTCCGGCGCACCCGCGCGGCGGCCACGGCACTCGCGGTCGCGGGCGCCGTGGTCCTCGTCCTCCAGCAGTTCGTCTGA
- a CDS encoding glycoside hydrolase family 64 protein, whose translation MLSRLRRRLLAVATAAGLAGTLLTFGASAPADAAVPATIPLKITNNSSRGEAVHIYNLGTSLTTGQQGWADANGTFHAWPAGGNPPTPAPDASIPGPAAGQTKTIRIPKLSGRIYFSYGQKLDFRLTTGGLVQPAVQNPSDPNRNILFNWSEYTLNDSGLWLNSTQVDMFAAPYTVGVQRGDGSVISAGKLKAGGYNAVFNALRAQPGWGGLIQTRPDGTVLRALSPLYGLETGALPASVLNDYINRVWQKYATNTLTVTPFGNQPNTKYFGRVSGNVMNFTNGSGAVVTSFQKPDASSVFGCHRLLDAPNDLVRGPISRTLCAGFNRSTLLSNPNQPDPSAANFYKDSVTNHYARIIHDRMADGKAYAFAFDDVGNHESLVHDGNPAQAQLTLDPLN comes from the coding sequence GTGCTCTCAAGACTCAGACGCCGTCTGCTCGCCGTGGCCACGGCAGCGGGCCTGGCCGGCACCCTGCTCACGTTCGGCGCCTCGGCGCCCGCGGACGCCGCGGTGCCCGCCACCATCCCCCTGAAGATCACCAACAACTCCAGCCGCGGCGAAGCCGTGCACATCTACAACCTCGGCACCTCGCTGACGACCGGTCAGCAGGGCTGGGCCGATGCCAACGGCACCTTCCACGCCTGGCCCGCCGGCGGCAATCCGCCCACCCCCGCACCGGACGCGTCCATCCCCGGGCCGGCCGCCGGACAGACCAAGACGATCCGGATCCCCAAGCTGTCGGGGCGCATCTACTTCTCGTACGGCCAGAAGCTCGACTTCCGGCTGACCACGGGCGGTCTGGTGCAGCCGGCGGTGCAGAACCCGAGCGACCCGAACCGCAACATCCTCTTCAACTGGTCCGAGTACACGCTCAACGACTCCGGGCTGTGGCTCAACAGCACCCAGGTCGACATGTTCGCCGCGCCCTACACGGTCGGCGTGCAGCGCGGCGACGGGAGTGTGATCAGCGCCGGGAAGCTCAAGGCCGGCGGCTACAACGCGGTGTTCAACGCGCTGCGGGCGCAGCCCGGCTGGGGCGGACTGATCCAGACCCGGCCTGACGGCACCGTGCTGCGGGCGCTGTCGCCGCTGTACGGGCTGGAGACCGGGGCGCTGCCCGCGTCGGTGCTCAACGACTACATCAACCGGGTCTGGCAGAAGTACGCGACGAACACCCTCACCGTCACGCCGTTCGGGAACCAGCCGAACACCAAGTACTTCGGGCGGGTCTCGGGGAACGTCATGAACTTCACCAACGGCTCGGGCGCGGTCGTCACGAGCTTCCAGAAACCGGACGCCTCCAGCGTCTTCGGCTGCCACCGGCTCCTGGACGCCCCCAACGACCTGGTGCGCGGACCGATCTCGCGCACGCTGTGCGCCGGGTTCAACCGTTCGACGCTGCTGAGCAACCCCAACCAGCCCGACCCCTCGGCGGCGAACTTCTACAAGGACTCCGTCACCAACCACTACGCCCGGATCATCCACGACCGGATGGCGGACGGGAAGGCGTACGCCTTCGCCTTCGACGACGTCGGCAACCACGAGTCGCTGGTGCACGACGGCAATCCGGCCCAGGCCCAGCTCACCCTCGACCCGCTCAACTGA
- a CDS encoding LacI family DNA-binding transcriptional regulator yields MTGNRRPTIKTVAARAGVGRTTVSRVVNGSELVSADARARVLAAIKELNYVPNSVARGLVTNRTDAVALVIPESESRLGSEPFFAALIRGVSGALAESRTQLQLMLVRDQAERDQLTDSVAARRVDGVLLVSVHSEDRLPGMLEEMGLPTVLAGRRDAGERLSYVNADNAGGAAAAVRHLLSGGRERIATITGPLDMDVGRSRLAGWRDAHLEAGAPAAEVLVEAGDFTEEGGARAMRLLLERAPDLDAVFAASDLMAVGALAELRRHGRRVPGDVAVVGFEDSVLARHTDPPLTTVRQPVEELGRTMARILTGITRHGAPRQQLTLPTELVVRESS; encoded by the coding sequence ATGACCGGCAACCGCCGTCCCACGATCAAAACGGTCGCCGCCCGAGCCGGCGTGGGCCGCACCACCGTCTCCCGCGTCGTCAACGGCTCGGAGCTGGTCAGTGCCGACGCCCGCGCCAGGGTCCTCGCGGCGATCAAGGAACTGAACTACGTTCCCAACTCGGTGGCCCGCGGGCTCGTCACCAACCGCACCGACGCCGTGGCCCTGGTGATCCCGGAGTCCGAGAGCAGGCTCGGCTCGGAACCGTTCTTCGCCGCGCTGATCCGCGGCGTCAGCGGTGCACTCGCCGAGAGCCGGACCCAGCTCCAGCTGATGCTCGTACGCGACCAGGCGGAGCGGGACCAGCTGACCGATTCGGTCGCGGCCCGCCGGGTCGACGGCGTCCTCCTGGTCTCGGTGCACTCCGAGGACCGGCTGCCCGGCATGCTGGAGGAGATGGGCCTGCCCACCGTCCTGGCCGGTCGCCGCGACGCGGGCGAGCGGCTGAGCTACGTCAACGCGGACAACGCCGGCGGGGCCGCCGCGGCGGTGCGGCACCTGCTGAGCGGCGGACGGGAGCGGATCGCGACCATCACCGGGCCGCTGGACATGGACGTCGGCCGCAGCCGGCTCGCGGGCTGGCGGGACGCGCACCTGGAGGCGGGGGCGCCCGCCGCGGAAGTCCTGGTGGAGGCGGGCGACTTCACCGAGGAGGGCGGGGCGCGCGCGATGCGTTTGCTTCTTGAACGTGCCCCCGACCTGGACGCCGTCTTCGCGGCCTCGGACCTCATGGCGGTCGGCGCCCTGGCCGAACTCCGCCGGCACGGGCGGCGGGTGCCCGGCGACGTCGCCGTGGTCGGATTCGAGGACTCCGTCCTCGCCCGGCACACGGACCCACCGCTCACGACGGTGCGTCAGCCGGTGGAGGAGCTGGGACGGACCATGGCCCGCATCCTCACCGGCATCACCCGGCACGGCGCGCCACGGCAGCAGTTGACGCTTCCGACGGAGCTGGTGGTGCGCGAGTCGTCCTGA
- a CDS encoding nuclear transport factor 2 family protein — protein sequence MSVEHTAGTGEQVTEATRSVVSEFLAARVAGDTGRLVELFADEVDWRLAENPAVPWIRPRSTGTECAAQFTELMEHTVPEDARASVDTFLVDGADAVLMGHVSGTVRATGRSFEGPFALRLTVEDGRITRHHLYENSLSIAEACTPAG from the coding sequence ATGTCCGTCGAGCACACCGCAGGCACGGGGGAGCAGGTCACCGAGGCCACCCGGAGCGTCGTGAGTGAGTTCCTGGCCGCGCGCGTCGCGGGGGACACCGGGCGGCTGGTCGAGCTGTTCGCCGACGAGGTCGACTGGCGGCTCGCCGAGAACCCCGCCGTCCCCTGGATCCGGCCCCGCTCCACAGGTACGGAATGCGCGGCGCAGTTCACCGAGTTGATGGAACACACCGTGCCCGAGGACGCGCGGGCCTCGGTCGACACCTTCCTCGTCGACGGCGCGGACGCCGTGCTGATGGGCCACGTGTCGGGGACGGTACGCGCGACGGGACGGAGCTTCGAGGGCCCGTTCGCCCTGCGCCTGACCGTCGAGGACGGCCGGATCACCCGGCACCACCTCTACGAGAACAGCCTGTCGATCGCCGAGGCGTGCACCCCGGCCGGCTGA
- a CDS encoding class I SAM-dependent methyltransferase, whose translation MAVGWEWDDTLFAGTAAHYRRGRLPYAPGLVDLLAEVLCLDGRGRLIDLGCGPGTVALSLVRLFSEVVGVDPDPGMIAEAEREAAERGVSGRARWVRARAEELPPGLGDFTVATLAQSFHWMDRELVAASVRGMLRPGGALVHVSDLKGGTTSVAGLPYPAVPYAAIGELVRYWLGPVRRAGRGVLPEGTPSGEAAVLTGAGFGGPYRHVVPGGQELVRTWDDVVAGVFAMSFSAPHLFGDRLDAFEAELRGLLRDASPSGRFSERQPGTEVFVWPRDAT comes from the coding sequence ATGGCAGTCGGTTGGGAGTGGGACGACACCCTGTTCGCGGGTACCGCCGCCCACTACCGGCGCGGACGGCTTCCCTACGCCCCCGGGCTGGTGGACCTGCTCGCCGAGGTGCTGTGCCTCGACGGGCGGGGGCGGCTGATCGATCTGGGGTGCGGACCGGGGACGGTGGCCCTGAGCCTGGTGCGGCTGTTCTCCGAGGTCGTCGGGGTGGACCCGGACCCCGGGATGATCGCCGAGGCCGAGCGGGAGGCCGCGGAGCGGGGCGTGAGCGGCAGGGCGCGGTGGGTCCGGGCCCGTGCCGAGGAACTGCCCCCGGGACTGGGTGACTTCACGGTCGCGACCCTCGCGCAGTCGTTCCACTGGATGGACCGTGAGCTGGTGGCCGCGAGCGTCAGGGGCATGCTCCGGCCGGGCGGCGCCCTGGTGCACGTCTCGGATCTCAAGGGCGGGACGACGAGCGTTGCGGGGCTGCCGTACCCGGCGGTTCCGTACGCGGCGATCGGGGAGCTGGTCCGGTACTGGCTGGGGCCGGTCCGCCGGGCCGGGCGCGGCGTGCTGCCCGAAGGAACGCCGTCCGGCGAGGCGGCGGTGCTGACCGGGGCGGGGTTCGGCGGCCCGTACCGTCATGTGGTGCCCGGCGGGCAGGAGTTGGTGCGTACGTGGGACGACGTCGTCGCCGGGGTGTTCGCCATGTCGTTCTCGGCGCCGCACCTGTTCGGCGATCGCCTGGACGCGTTCGAGGCGGAGCTGCGCGGACTGCTGCGGGATGCCTCGCCCTCGGGCCGGTTCTCCGAGCGTCAGCCGGGTACCGAGGTGTTCGTCTGGCCGCGCGACGCGACGTGA
- a CDS encoding ABC transporter substrate-binding protein, giving the protein MGTLGSLRGKAVATVAAVGALALVVGCSSGDDSVTGGGKKDGKTVITMGLYGVMGIKETGLLEQYEKENPDVDIKAEIAGDEQTYYTALQTRLAAGKGLKDIQGIEIGRAKEITETQSDKFADFSEAAGTDHFLPWKESQISTGDGKVLGLGTDIGPMAVCYRKDYFEQAGLPTDREEVAKLWDGDWKKYVEVGRTFKKGFKGDDVAYMDAASGLFNAMVYGYPEQYYDEQGELIYDTNPAVKEAWGLAADAAEDGLTAKLRQFQPGWDPGLANGTFATAVCPAWMLSHISEKAGAANKGKWDVAKAPKGANWGGSFLGVVEQSPVKEEAKKLVAWLTAPEQQAHIFKEIGNIPSSRTALESADVKNAESEYFSGAPIGRIFGAAAQEIPDKQVLGRKDGTIKDTFSQGLTLIEQQGTARDEAWKTTAERIEKAVG; this is encoded by the coding sequence ATGGGCACTCTCGGTTCGTTGCGCGGGAAGGCGGTGGCGACGGTCGCGGCCGTCGGCGCGCTGGCGCTCGTCGTCGGATGCAGCAGCGGCGACGACTCGGTCACGGGTGGTGGCAAGAAGGACGGCAAGACCGTCATCACCATGGGCCTGTACGGGGTGATGGGCATCAAGGAGACGGGCCTCCTGGAGCAGTACGAGAAGGAGAACCCGGACGTCGACATCAAGGCGGAGATCGCCGGCGACGAGCAGACGTACTACACCGCCCTCCAGACCAGACTCGCCGCCGGCAAGGGGCTGAAGGACATCCAGGGCATCGAGATCGGCCGGGCCAAGGAGATCACCGAGACCCAGTCGGACAAGTTCGCGGACTTCTCCGAGGCTGCCGGCACCGACCACTTCCTGCCGTGGAAGGAGTCCCAGATCAGCACCGGGGACGGCAAGGTGCTGGGCCTGGGCACGGACATCGGCCCGATGGCCGTCTGCTACCGCAAGGACTACTTCGAACAGGCGGGCCTGCCCACCGACCGCGAGGAGGTCGCCAAGCTGTGGGACGGCGACTGGAAGAAGTACGTCGAGGTCGGCCGCACCTTCAAGAAGGGCTTCAAGGGTGACGACGTCGCTTACATGGACGCGGCCAGCGGCCTGTTCAACGCCATGGTCTACGGCTATCCCGAGCAGTACTACGACGAGCAGGGCGAGCTGATCTACGACACGAACCCGGCCGTCAAGGAGGCCTGGGGCCTGGCCGCAGACGCCGCGGAGGACGGCCTGACGGCCAAGCTCCGTCAGTTCCAGCCCGGTTGGGACCCCGGTCTGGCCAACGGCACGTTCGCCACGGCGGTCTGCCCGGCCTGGATGCTGAGCCACATCAGCGAGAAGGCCGGCGCGGCGAACAAGGGCAAGTGGGACGTCGCCAAGGCCCCCAAGGGCGCGAACTGGGGCGGATCCTTCCTCGGCGTGGTCGAGCAGAGCCCGGTGAAGGAGGAGGCGAAGAAGCTCGTCGCCTGGCTGACCGCGCCGGAGCAGCAGGCCCACATCTTCAAGGAGATCGGCAACATCCCCTCCTCGCGCACGGCGCTGGAGAGCGCCGACGTGAAGAACGCCGAGTCCGAGTACTTCAGCGGCGCCCCGATCGGCCGGATCTTCGGTGCAGCCGCCCAGGAGATCCCGGACAAGCAGGTCCTCGGCCGCAAGGACGGCACGATCAAGGACACCTTCTCCCAGGGCCTCACCCTGATCGAGCAGCAGGGCACCGCCCGTGACGAGGCGTGGAAGACCACCGCGGAGCGCATCGAGAAGGCGGTCGGCTGA
- a CDS encoding carbohydrate ABC transporter permease, with translation MTTQSLPARTDSPDRTPAARAGRPAGRRLLRQRAGRQHHAGPLAYVLLAVMAVLSIFPLYWTMVAASTDNTRVSQTPPPFLPGPNLFSNLARAWDEAAMGKAMVNSLIVAGVIALSTVMFATLAGFAFAKLRFKGRNALLMLVIGTMLVPPQLGVVPLFMMMAELGWSQQLPAVIFPTLVSAVGVFFMRQYLSEALPDELVEAGRVDGAHSLRIFWSIVLPVARPAMAVLFMITFVHAWNDFFWPFVVLDMTNPTVPVALTQLSAGYVRDQSLIMAGALLGTLPLLAMFIVFGRQIVSGIMAGAVKG, from the coding sequence ATGACCACACAGAGCCTCCCGGCCCGGACGGACAGCCCGGACCGCACCCCCGCCGCCCGGGCGGGCCGCCCCGCCGGGCGCCGGCTGCTGCGCCAGCGGGCGGGCCGCCAGCATCACGCCGGGCCCCTCGCCTACGTCCTGCTCGCCGTCATGGCGGTGCTGTCGATCTTCCCGCTGTACTGGACGATGGTCGCCGCCTCCACCGACAACACGCGGGTCAGCCAGACGCCCCCGCCGTTCCTGCCCGGCCCGAACCTGTTCAGCAACCTCGCCCGCGCCTGGGACGAGGCGGCGATGGGCAAGGCGATGGTCAACAGCCTGATCGTGGCCGGGGTGATCGCCCTGTCCACGGTGATGTTCGCGACGCTCGCCGGGTTCGCCTTCGCCAAACTGCGGTTCAAGGGGCGCAATGCCCTGCTCATGCTGGTGATCGGCACCATGCTGGTGCCGCCGCAGCTCGGCGTCGTACCGCTGTTCATGATGATGGCCGAGCTGGGCTGGTCGCAGCAGCTGCCCGCCGTCATCTTCCCCACCCTGGTCAGCGCGGTCGGCGTCTTCTTCATGCGGCAGTACCTCTCGGAGGCGCTGCCGGACGAACTCGTCGAGGCCGGACGCGTGGACGGGGCGCACTCGCTGCGGATCTTCTGGAGCATCGTGCTGCCGGTCGCCCGGCCCGCGATGGCGGTCCTGTTCATGATCACGTTCGTGCACGCGTGGAACGACTTCTTCTGGCCGTTCGTGGTCCTCGACATGACCAACCCGACGGTGCCCGTCGCGCTCACCCAGCTCAGCGCCGGCTACGTCCGCGACCAGTCGCTGATCATGGCGGGCGCACTGCTCGGCACGCTGCCGCTGCTGGCCATGTTCATCGTCTTCGGCCGTCAGATCGTCAGCGGCATCATGGCGGGCGCGGTCAAGGGCTGA
- a CDS encoding carbohydrate ABC transporter permease, translated as MATSTTKAPARRGALLHRLDIKGAPYVFVAPFFVVFAAFSFYPLVYTSWISLHDVELATLDVMEWVAFDNYVDLWGDSRFWNALRNTITIGVISTVPQLMMALGLAHLLNYRMRASLFFRVASLVPYATSVAAAALVFTMIFERDFGMINWALGSVGIDPVDWEADKWPAQVAISTIVIWRWTGYNALLYLAAMQAIPADRYEAASLDGASRWQQFTHVTVPGIRSTIVFTIVLSTIGATQLFGEPLIFGQGPNGVTGGADNQYQTLGLLLYEEGWKNYQMGRSATVAWAMFLLLVLVFVVQRLTKRLRSRTS; from the coding sequence GTGGCCACCTCCACCACCAAGGCCCCGGCGCGGCGCGGCGCGCTCCTGCACCGGCTGGACATCAAGGGCGCCCCGTACGTGTTCGTCGCGCCGTTCTTCGTGGTCTTCGCCGCGTTCAGCTTCTACCCCCTCGTCTACACCTCGTGGATCTCCCTGCACGACGTGGAGCTGGCCACCCTCGATGTCATGGAGTGGGTGGCGTTCGACAACTACGTCGACCTGTGGGGGGACTCCAGGTTCTGGAACGCGCTGCGGAACACGATCACCATCGGCGTCATCTCCACGGTGCCGCAGCTGATGATGGCGCTCGGGCTGGCGCACCTGCTCAACTACCGGATGCGCGCCTCGCTGTTCTTCCGGGTCGCCTCGCTCGTCCCCTACGCCACCTCGGTCGCGGCGGCCGCCCTCGTCTTCACCATGATCTTCGAGCGCGACTTCGGCATGATCAACTGGGCGCTGGGTTCGGTCGGCATCGACCCGGTGGACTGGGAGGCCGACAAGTGGCCCGCCCAGGTCGCGATCTCCACCATCGTGATCTGGCGCTGGACCGGCTACAACGCGCTGCTCTACCTGGCCGCCATGCAGGCCATCCCCGCCGACCGGTACGAGGCGGCCTCGCTCGACGGGGCCTCGCGCTGGCAGCAGTTCACCCACGTCACCGTGCCCGGGATCCGCTCCACCATCGTCTTCACCATCGTGCTCTCCACGATCGGCGCCACCCAGCTGTTCGGTGAGCCGCTCATCTTCGGCCAGGGGCCCAACGGGGTCACCGGCGGCGCGGACAACCAGTACCAGACGCTGGGTCTCCTGCTGTACGAGGAGGGCTGGAAGAACTACCAGATGGGCCGCTCGGCGACCGTCGCCTGGGCGATGTTCCTGCTGCTCGTCCTCGTCTTCGTCGTGCAGCGCCTGACCAAGCGCCTGCGCTCCCGTACGTCCTGA
- a CDS encoding GH1 family beta-glucosidase — MVTAAHQTGSGPDAARTFPKGFLWGSATASYQVEGAAAEDGRTPSIWDTYARTPGRVRNGDTGDVATDHYHRSAEDVALMAELGLGAYRFSLSWPRIQPTGRGPAVQKGLDFYRRLVDDLLEKGIEPVATLYHWDLPQELEDAGGWPERATAERFAEYAALAADALGDRVKTWTTLNEPWCSAFLGYGSGVHAPGRTDPVAALRAAHHLNLGHGLAVQALRDRLRADARCSVTLNIHHVRPLTGTEGDADAVRRIDALANRVFTGPMLQGAYPEDLLKDTAELTDWSFVQDGDLRRIHQPLDFLGVNYYTPTVVSETDGSGTHSSDGHGNSSHSPWPGADRVAFHQPPGDRTAMGWAVDPTGLYDLLRRLAADFPALPLVITENGAAFDDYADPAGQVNDPARIAYVRGHLAAVHQAILDGADVRGYFLWSLLDNFEWAHGYSKRFGAVYVDYPTGTRIPKASARWYSEVARTGVLPGA; from the coding sequence GTGGTCACCGCAGCACACCAGACCGGATCCGGCCCGGACGCCGCCCGTACCTTCCCCAAGGGCTTCCTCTGGGGTTCCGCCACCGCCTCCTACCAGGTCGAGGGCGCCGCCGCGGAGGACGGGCGCACGCCGTCCATCTGGGACACCTACGCCCGCACCCCCGGCCGCGTCCGCAACGGCGACACCGGTGACGTCGCCACCGACCACTACCACCGCAGCGCCGAGGACGTCGCCCTGATGGCCGAACTCGGCCTCGGCGCCTACCGGTTCTCCCTGTCCTGGCCCCGAATCCAGCCCACCGGGCGCGGTCCGGCCGTGCAGAAGGGCCTGGACTTCTACCGGCGACTCGTCGACGACCTCCTGGAGAAGGGCATCGAGCCCGTCGCCACCCTCTACCACTGGGACCTGCCGCAGGAACTGGAGGACGCGGGCGGCTGGCCCGAGCGTGCCACCGCCGAGCGGTTCGCCGAGTACGCGGCCCTCGCCGCGGACGCCCTCGGTGACCGGGTGAAGACCTGGACCACCCTCAACGAACCCTGGTGCAGCGCCTTCCTCGGTTACGGCTCCGGCGTGCACGCCCCCGGCCGCACCGACCCCGTGGCCGCCCTGCGCGCCGCCCACCACCTCAACCTGGGGCACGGCCTGGCCGTCCAGGCGCTGCGCGACCGCCTCCGCGCCGACGCCCGGTGCTCGGTCACCCTCAACATCCACCACGTCCGCCCGCTCACCGGCACCGAGGGGGACGCCGACGCGGTCCGCCGGATCGACGCCCTCGCCAACCGGGTCTTCACCGGCCCCATGCTGCAGGGCGCCTATCCGGAGGACCTGCTCAAGGACACCGCCGAGCTGACCGACTGGTCCTTCGTCCAGGACGGCGACCTGCGGCGGATCCACCAGCCGCTGGACTTCCTCGGCGTCAACTACTACACGCCCACCGTCGTCTCCGAGACCGACGGCAGCGGCACCCACAGCTCCGACGGACACGGCAACAGCTCCCACAGCCCCTGGCCGGGAGCCGACCGGGTCGCCTTCCACCAGCCGCCCGGCGACCGGACCGCGATGGGCTGGGCAGTCGACCCCACCGGCCTGTACGACCTGCTGCGCCGGCTGGCCGCCGACTTCCCGGCGCTGCCGCTGGTCATCACCGAGAACGGCGCCGCGTTCGACGACTACGCCGACCCCGCCGGCCAGGTCAACGACCCCGCCCGGATCGCCTATGTGCGGGGCCACCTCGCCGCCGTCCACCAGGCCATCCTGGACGGCGCGGACGTCCGCGGCTACTTCCTCTGGTCGCTGCTGGACAACTTCGAGTGGGCGCACGGCTACAGCAAGCGCTTCGGTGCCGTCTACGTCGACTACCCGACCGGCACCCGCATCCCGAAGGCGAGCGCCCGCTGGTACTCCGAGGTCGCCCGCACCGGCGTCCTGCCCGGCGCCTGA